A stretch of Nyctibius grandis isolate bNycGra1 chromosome 24, bNycGra1.pri, whole genome shotgun sequence DNA encodes these proteins:
- the MYCL gene encoding protein L-Myc: protein MEFDSYQHYFYDHDAQEDFHRSTAPSEDIWKKFELVPTPPLSPLGTPGEKGCCSGPEERSGWLPRSCVAGEEPEYLIGTGQIFGNLSAFILKDCMWSGFSARERLEKAMTEKLATGTQRATPHKPSFAQDFGFSSSVSECVDPAAVFLCPLAESKIPASSGSEGQSDSEGEEIDVVTVEKRQSLSLRKPVTITLRADPLDPCMKRFHISVHQQQHNYAARSPPDACPPPEPPQQDEDEPLNAAEPAPAITLPEPGLPKAGSSPGSDSEDVAKRKNHNYLERKRRNDLRSRFLALRDQVPGLASCPKTPKVVILSKSSEYLQSLISAERRMAAEKRQLRLRQTQLLKRIAHLKGH from the exons ATGGAGTTTGACTCGTACCAACACTACTTCTACGACCACGACGCCCAGGAGGATTTTCACCGCTCCACGGCACCCAGCGAGGACATCTGGAAGAAGTTCGAGCTGGTCCCCACGCCCCCGCTCTCCCCCCTGGGTACCCCCGGGGAGAAAGGCTGCTGCTCGGGGCCGGAGGAGCGCTCCGGGTGGCTACCGCGCTCCTGCGTGGCCGGGGAAGAGCCGGAGTATCTCATAGGGACGGGGCAGATCTTCGGGAACCTCAGCGCTTTCATCCTCAAGGATTGCATGTGGAGCGGGTTTTCAGCTCGGGAGAGACTGGAGAAGGCGATGACAGAGAAACTTGCCACGGGCACGCAGAGGGCTACCCCCCACAAGCCCTCCTTCGCCCAGGATTTTGGGTTCAGCAGCTCGGTGAGCGAGTGCGTGGATCCCGCTGCCGTGTTCCTTTGCCCGCTGGCCGAGAGCAAGATCCCCGCATCCTCGGGATCCGAGGGCCAAAGCGATTCGG AAGGTGAAGAGATCGACGTTGTGACGGTGGAGAAGAGACAATCGCTCAGCCTGAGGAAGCCGGTCACCATCACGCTGCGCGCCGACCCCTTGGATCCCTGCATGAAACGCTTCCACATCTCCgtccaccagcagcagcacaactaCGCCGCCCGCTCGCCGCCGGACGCCTGTCCCCCGCCGGAGCCACCCCAGCAGGATGAGGACGAGCCACTGAACGCCGCGGAGCCAGCCCCTGCCATCACGCTGCCTGAGCCCGGCTTGCCAAAAGCCGGCAGCAGCCCCGGCTCCGACAGCGAGGATGTGGCCAAGAGGAAAAACCACAACTATCTGGAGCGCAAGCGGCGCAACGACCTGCGCTCGCGCTTCCTGGCCCTGCGGGACCAGGTGCCCGGGCTCGCCAGCTGCCCCAAGACACCCAAAGTGGTGATCCTGAGCAAATCCTCCGAGTACCTGCAGTCGCTGATCAGTGCCGAGAGGAGGATGGCAGCCGAGAAGCGGCAGCTGCGGCTGCGGCAGACCCAGCTGCTCAAACGGATTGCTCACCTCAAGGGGCACTAG